A region from the Aquimarina sp. ERC-38 genome encodes:
- a CDS encoding YebC/PmpR family DNA-binding transcriptional regulator: MGRAFEFRKARKMKRWSAMAKAFTRIGKDIVMAVKEGGPDPDSNSRLRAVIQNAKSVNMPKDNIERAIKRASDKSQGDYKEVLFEGYAPHGIAILVETATDNNNRTVANIRSYFNKCDGNLGTSGSVEFMFDHTCNFRINAEGLDAEELELEFIDFGVEEVFLDDDGILIYAPFESFGTIQKELENRSIEILSSGFERIPQVTKKLSAEEVADVEKLLEKIEEDDDVQNVYHTMEES, encoded by the coding sequence ATGGGAAGAGCTTTTGAATTTAGAAAAGCAAGAAAAATGAAGCGATGGTCTGCGATGGCCAAAGCCTTTACCAGGATTGGTAAGGATATCGTAATGGCGGTAAAAGAAGGGGGACCTGACCCCGATTCTAATTCAAGGTTACGGGCGGTTATTCAAAATGCCAAGTCCGTTAATATGCCTAAAGATAATATCGAAAGGGCTATCAAACGGGCGTCAGATAAAAGTCAGGGTGATTATAAAGAAGTCTTATTTGAAGGTTACGCTCCTCACGGGATTGCCATTTTGGTAGAAACCGCTACGGATAATAACAATCGTACGGTTGCCAATATACGTTCTTATTTCAATAAATGCGATGGAAATTTGGGTACTTCCGGTTCTGTTGAATTTATGTTTGATCATACCTGTAACTTTCGTATTAATGCCGAAGGTCTGGATGCTGAAGAACTGGAACTGGAATTTATTGATTTTGGTGTGGAAGAAGTTTTTCTGGATGATGATGGTATTTTGATTTATGCACCTTTTGAAAGTTTTGGAACCATTCAAAAAGAACTGGAAAATCGAAGTATCGAAATTCTATCTTCAGGATTTGAAAGAATTCCTCAGGTTACAAAAAAATTAAGCGCTGAAGAAGTTGCAGATGTAGAAAAATTATTAGAAAAGATTGAAGAAGATGATGATGTACAAAACGTATATCATACTATGGAAGAATCTTAG
- a CDS encoding ATP-dependent DNA helicase: protein MHKKEFYQLLMRDFPFEPTAKQQVLLLKLAEFVCEVSDNTLFLLKGYAGTGKTTVIGILVKYLWKIKMKYVLLAPTGRAAKVISNYSGKQAHTIHRYIYYPKKNTNGSIQFQLKPNKARDTLFIVDEASMISDQPGEQKLFENGSLLDDLMLFVYSGHNCKIVFIGDTAQLPPVKLDVSPALRADNLERDFNKQVTHIELDEVVRQASDSGILMNATQIRECLNEGFYDTFQFTLKSFPDVVRLVDGHEIMDALNESYHQSGYEESVIILRSNKRANIYNQQIRSRILFREEELTPGDHLMVVKNNYFWLDVKSEAGFIANGDIIKILEIQKIVDLYGFRFAEVTIMMVDYPNQKPFDTVLILDTLTLETPSLPYEASNRLYQKVSKDYETETTKYKRFLKIKNNKHFNALQVKFSYAITCHKSQGGQWDQVFIEQPYLPEGVGKEYLRWLYTAVTRTKQKLYLIGFKNEFFVEDM, encoded by the coding sequence ATGCACAAAAAGGAATTTTACCAGTTGCTTATGCGTGATTTTCCTTTTGAACCTACTGCAAAACAGCAAGTACTTCTATTAAAACTAGCAGAGTTTGTTTGTGAAGTGTCAGATAACACGTTGTTTTTATTAAAGGGATATGCTGGTACTGGTAAGACAACCGTCATTGGGATACTTGTAAAATACCTGTGGAAAATTAAGATGAAATATGTATTACTGGCACCTACCGGAAGGGCGGCTAAAGTAATTAGTAATTATTCAGGGAAACAGGCCCATACCATCCATCGATATATTTATTATCCTAAGAAAAATACCAATGGTTCTATACAATTTCAGTTAAAACCAAACAAAGCTCGCGATACCTTGTTTATTGTAGATGAAGCTTCTATGATTTCCGATCAGCCTGGAGAACAGAAATTGTTTGAAAACGGGTCTTTATTAGATGATCTAATGTTGTTTGTATACTCCGGGCACAATTGTAAAATCGTATTCATCGGTGATACTGCCCAATTGCCACCCGTAAAATTAGATGTAAGCCCTGCTTTAAGAGCGGACAATCTGGAGCGTGATTTTAATAAGCAAGTCACACATATCGAACTGGATGAAGTAGTTCGACAAGCTAGTGACAGTGGGATTTTAATGAATGCGACTCAAATCAGGGAATGCCTGAACGAGGGGTTTTATGATACGTTTCAATTTACCCTAAAAAGTTTCCCGGATGTGGTTCGCCTGGTCGATGGTCATGAAATCATGGATGCTTTAAACGAATCCTATCATCAATCCGGGTACGAAGAATCTGTAATCATACTGCGGTCTAATAAACGAGCTAATATCTATAACCAACAAATAAGGTCCCGAATTCTGTTTAGGGAAGAAGAACTAACCCCGGGAGACCACTTAATGGTAGTTAAAAACAATTATTTCTGGTTGGATGTCAAAAGTGAAGCAGGATTTATTGCCAACGGTGATATTATTAAAATCCTGGAAATACAGAAAATAGTAGATTTATACGGTTTTCGGTTTGCTGAAGTAACCATAATGATGGTGGATTATCCTAATCAAAAACCCTTTGATACGGTTTTGATTTTAGATACCTTAACTTTAGAAACCCCATCGTTACCTTACGAAGCATCCAATCGACTATATCAGAAAGTTTCTAAAGACTATGAAACGGAAACTACTAAGTATAAAAGGTTCCTAAAAATTAAAAATAACAAGCATTTTAATGCCTTACAGGTGAAATTCTCCTACGCCATTACCTGTCACAAATCCCAGGGAGGGCAGTGGGATCAGGTTTTTATAGAACAACCGTATTTACCCGAAGGAGTGGGTAAAGAGTATTTAAGATGGTTGTACACCGCCGTAACCCGTACCAAGCAAAAATTGTATTTGATTGGCTTTAAAAATGAATTTTTTGTGGAAGATATGTAA
- the nadC gene encoding carboxylating nicotinate-nucleotide diphosphorylase produces MITKTQFDKEIEIIIKNAIREDVGEGDHSSLACIPKDAEGKAQLLVKDEGVIAGISFAKKVFKYVDKDIIFKQQIDDGDAITKGHIAFTVEGSSQSILKAERLVLNAMQRMSAIATKTHHFVQLLEGTDTKILDTRKTTPGIRALEKWAVRIGGGENHRFALYDMIMLKDNHIDFAGGIREAIEKTKQYLKDKELKLKIIVEARDLNEIEQILEAGGVYRILIDNFNIADTKKAVKLIGNQCLTESSGGINEKTIRKYAECGVNYISSGALTHSVYNLDLSLKAF; encoded by the coding sequence ATGATTACCAAAACGCAATTTGATAAAGAAATTGAGATTATCATAAAAAATGCCATACGAGAAGATGTGGGAGAAGGTGATCATAGTTCTTTAGCCTGCATTCCCAAAGATGCCGAAGGTAAAGCCCAATTGCTGGTTAAAGATGAAGGGGTTATTGCAGGAATCTCTTTTGCTAAAAAAGTTTTTAAATACGTCGATAAAGACATTATTTTTAAACAACAGATTGATGATGGAGATGCCATTACTAAAGGTCATATCGCCTTTACTGTTGAAGGGTCTTCTCAAAGTATTTTAAAAGCCGAACGCCTGGTATTAAATGCGATGCAACGTATGAGTGCGATCGCTACTAAAACCCATCATTTTGTACAATTGTTAGAAGGTACGGATACTAAAATCTTAGATACTCGCAAAACAACCCCGGGAATCAGGGCTTTAGAAAAATGGGCGGTACGAATAGGGGGAGGCGAAAATCACAGGTTTGCTCTATACGATATGATTATGTTAAAAGACAATCATATAGATTTTGCCGGAGGTATTCGAGAAGCAATTGAGAAAACCAAACAGTACCTAAAGGATAAAGAGTTGAAATTGAAAATTATCGTAGAAGCTCGTGACTTGAATGAAATTGAACAAATTCTGGAAGCTGGAGGGGTGTATCGTATTTTGATTGACAATTTTAATATTGCAGATACCAAAAAAGCAGTGAAGCTTATTGGCAATCAGTGCTTGACCGAATCCAGTGGCGGAATCAACGAAAAAACTATTAGAAAATATGCCGAATGCGGAGTAAATTATATTAGTAGTGGGGCATTAACTCATTCCGTTTACAATCTGGATTTAAGTTTAAAGGCATTTTAA
- a CDS encoding Maf family nucleotide pyrophosphatase: MLTELLQEYQIILASGSPRRQQFFKDLNLSFKVAVPNVEEIYPEHLKKEEITDFLALLKADAFDNLQKNEILITSDTIVWHQDNAVGKPKDMDEAKNMLRSFSGNAHEVVSSVCIRVGKREKLINQVTKVFFKELSEKEIDYYITNYQPLDKAGAYGIQEWLGLIAITKIEGNFYNVMGLPVQLLYKTLIDMVK, encoded by the coding sequence ATGCTCACCGAATTATTACAAGAATATCAAATCATTTTAGCTTCCGGTTCTCCCAGACGTCAACAGTTTTTTAAAGATCTTAACCTTAGTTTTAAAGTAGCGGTTCCCAATGTAGAAGAAATATATCCTGAACATTTAAAGAAAGAAGAAATTACGGATTTCTTAGCTCTTTTAAAAGCGGATGCTTTTGATAACTTACAAAAAAATGAGATTTTAATCACCAGTGATACTATTGTCTGGCATCAGGATAATGCCGTAGGTAAACCAAAAGATATGGACGAAGCTAAAAACATGCTTCGGTCTTTTTCAGGAAATGCACATGAAGTAGTATCATCCGTATGCATCCGGGTAGGAAAGAGAGAAAAACTTATCAATCAGGTAACTAAGGTGTTTTTTAAGGAATTGTCGGAAAAGGAAATAGACTATTATATTACTAACTACCAACCTCTGGATAAAGCAGGCGCTTATGGAATACAGGAATGGCTGGGATTGATAGCCATTACCAAGATTGAAGGTAATTTTTACAATGTGATGGGGTTACCCGTACAACTTCTTTATAAAACGTTAATAGATATGGTTAAATAA
- a CDS encoding 4a-hydroxytetrahydrobiopterin dehydratase translates to MTETEINARLNDLEGWEYHHNSIQTSFEFEDFKDAFSVMTRIAFEAELQNHHPDWANVYNKLDISLSTHDAGGVTEKDFKLAHTINTIVDTV, encoded by the coding sequence ATGACGGAAACCGAAATTAATGCAAGATTGAACGATCTGGAAGGTTGGGAATATCATCATAATAGTATTCAAACCAGTTTTGAGTTTGAAGATTTTAAAGATGCTTTCTCCGTGATGACCCGGATTGCTTTTGAAGCTGAACTACAAAATCACCACCCGGATTGGGCAAATGTGTACAATAAATTGGACATTAGTCTCTCCACTCATGATGCAGGAGGGGTAACAGAAAAAGATTTTAAATTGGCTCATACTATTAATACCATCGTTGATACGGTATAA
- a CDS encoding DUF3822 family protein, translating into MEQTISSDLDYTTYDLSIQISLNGFSFCIQNEFSGIEKIEQVYFENQQTPERLLEKLNIIYKEHPFLIKNFATVTVVYQNELFSLVPKSLFDENQPELYLNYSVRTLPTDFIAFDNLEKEEAVMVYVPYVNINNFFFETYGSFSYYHSQSILLKTLRSQSIFTSDTHLICNLLPDSFELILLIAGKIVVVNSFYYQNEEDFLYYHLFTAEQYELDPEQFQLHLIGLTANLEKEPIYQLTKKYIRKINLIKPTIKNEELLKDTELKGLFTLLNTNHHAHYFR; encoded by the coding sequence ATGGAGCAAACGATCAGTAGCGACCTTGATTATACAACATACGATTTATCCATTCAAATAAGTTTGAATGGATTTTCTTTTTGTATTCAAAATGAATTTTCAGGAATTGAGAAGATTGAACAAGTTTATTTTGAGAATCAACAAACCCCGGAACGCTTATTAGAGAAGTTGAACATCATTTATAAGGAACATCCTTTTCTTATTAAAAACTTTGCTACGGTAACTGTAGTTTATCAAAATGAATTATTCTCGCTGGTTCCTAAGTCCTTATTTGATGAAAACCAGCCGGAATTGTACTTAAATTATTCTGTTCGAACCCTACCTACGGACTTTATCGCTTTTGATAACCTTGAAAAGGAAGAAGCTGTTATGGTATATGTACCTTATGTCAACATTAATAATTTCTTTTTTGAAACTTACGGTTCTTTTTCCTACTACCATTCGCAGAGCATTCTTTTAAAAACTTTACGCTCTCAGTCCATATTTACAAGTGATACTCATCTAATTTGTAACCTATTACCAGACTCTTTTGAACTGATTTTACTGATCGCTGGTAAAATTGTAGTAGTAAATTCGTTTTATTATCAAAACGAAGAAGATTTTTTATACTATCATTTATTCACCGCGGAACAATATGAATTGGATCCGGAACAATTTCAGTTACATTTAATCGGATTAACGGCAAACCTTGAAAAAGAGCCTATTTACCAGCTTACCAAAAAATACATTAGAAAAATTAATCTTATAAAGCCCACAATTAAAAATGAGGAGCTACTAAAAGATACTGAATTAAAGGGTTTGTTTACCCTTTTAAATACGAATCATCATGCGCATTATTTCAGGTAG
- a CDS encoding UbiA family prenyltransferase — translation MKNLLASLKIDILVWVILLQLCVAYGFLRPLQIDVALNDFGVALLVFATFCTTVAGQIIIWLYSNRYQKQITDKKENILFNFFLLATITGVGIGFYLSNVIARPIFVTIFIIISALCYLHATYLKELFLIKNVVIAFFVAMVVLVPGIFDLLPAITMQNQTSQQTIFSILSDYAVLLFILTLIYELISDCQHAESDLKSGITTVATKFGITKATRLCGILLFIPMGLIFYYLYTYFFSKTKVVAVTLLLWIAPLLIAAITLFNKTHSKAISRSILLLKLVFLLIALSFVTYPYIII, via the coding sequence ATGAAAAACTTGTTAGCTTCCCTTAAAATTGACATACTCGTTTGGGTAATATTGCTTCAATTATGTGTAGCGTACGGTTTTTTACGTCCGTTACAAATTGATGTTGCTCTTAATGATTTTGGGGTAGCACTATTAGTTTTTGCTACTTTCTGTACCACAGTGGCCGGGCAAATCATCATTTGGTTGTACAGTAATCGATATCAAAAACAAATTACTGATAAAAAAGAAAATATTTTATTTAACTTCTTCTTACTGGCTACCATAACAGGTGTAGGAATTGGTTTCTATTTATCAAATGTGATAGCACGGCCTATTTTTGTTACTATTTTTATAATCATCTCTGCACTATGCTACCTTCATGCTACCTATCTTAAAGAATTATTTCTTATCAAAAATGTAGTCATTGCTTTTTTTGTTGCCATGGTTGTTCTAGTACCAGGGATTTTTGATTTGCTTCCTGCCATTACGATGCAGAATCAAACTTCGCAACAAACCATTTTTTCTATTTTATCCGATTATGCAGTGTTGTTATTTATACTTACGCTTATCTACGAATTAATTTCAGATTGCCAACATGCGGAGTCTGATCTTAAAAGTGGAATCACTACCGTAGCTACAAAATTTGGTATTACCAAAGCAACCCGGTTATGTGGAATTTTATTATTTATTCCTATGGGATTGATTTTTTACTACCTATACACCTATTTCTTTTCTAAAACCAAAGTGGTAGCGGTCACATTACTATTATGGATTGCTCCTTTATTAATCGCAGCAATTACATTGTTCAATAAGACTCATAGTAAAGCGATTTCTCGAAGTATTCTATTACTTAAGCTCGTATTTTTACTGATTGCCCTTTCTTTTGTAACCTATCCTTATATTATTATATAA
- a CDS encoding transposase, with amino-acid sequence MRANLKSIQKRRKYSEDFKKQLVSDFESGKFSVPQLERIHKISRSNIYKWIYKYSTFNEHGSRVVEMKHSSSEKLKELEKKVKELEAALGRKQIKIDYLEKVVEIAKDELNIDIKKNFNTPQLGGSKSISK; translated from the coding sequence ATGAGAGCAAATTTAAAGAGTATTCAGAAGAGAAGAAAATATTCTGAGGATTTTAAAAAACAATTGGTCAGTGACTTTGAATCGGGTAAGTTCAGTGTCCCACAATTGGAGCGGATACATAAGATATCCCGCTCAAATATCTACAAATGGATTTATAAATATTCTACCTTTAACGAGCATGGATCAAGAGTTGTAGAGATGAAACACAGTAGTTCGGAGAAGTTAAAAGAATTAGAGAAAAAGGTTAAAGAGTTGGAAGCTGCCCTGGGGCGTAAACAAATCAAGATTGACTATCTGGAGAAGGTGGTGGAGATAGCCAAAGATGAACTTAACATCGATATTAAAAAAAACTTCAACACCCCACAATTAGGTGGTTCCAAAAGCATCAGCAAGTAA
- the rlmH gene encoding 23S rRNA (pseudouridine(1915)-N(3))-methyltransferase RlmH gives MKIKLLAIGKTDKSTLQQLTNDYHKRLQHYVNFKTELLPDIKNAKNLTELQQKKKEGILLLSKITSTDYVVVLDENGKEFTSVQFSTQLQKWMNTGIKTLVFIIGGPYGFDEAVYQRAQGKMALSKMTFSHQMIRLFFTEQLYRGFTILKNEPYHHQ, from the coding sequence ATGAAAATCAAACTTTTAGCTATTGGTAAAACGGATAAATCCACGCTACAACAGCTTACTAATGACTACCACAAGCGTCTACAACACTACGTAAATTTTAAAACGGAATTACTTCCGGACATTAAAAATGCTAAAAACCTAACGGAACTACAGCAGAAAAAGAAAGAAGGTATATTACTTCTAAGTAAAATCACGTCTACGGACTATGTAGTAGTTTTGGACGAAAACGGAAAAGAATTTACTTCTGTTCAATTCTCAACACAATTGCAAAAATGGATGAATACCGGTATTAAAACTCTTGTTTTTATAATTGGTGGTCCCTATGGTTTTGATGAAGCGGTGTATCAACGAGCGCAAGGTAAAATGGCCTTGTCTAAAATGACTTTTTCTCATCAGATGATTCGCTTATTTTTTACCGAACAATTATATCGTGGTTTTACTATTTTAAAGAACGAACCATACCACCACCAATAA
- a CDS encoding IS3 family transposase, giving the protein MGYSLNKLYNVVGISKQAVHQYAKRQEVFDRKIEGLVVEVDELRKDFPGCGVEKMYDILQPNFIGRDRFVETMMLLGYRLKIKKNYKRTTIAAKVYYPNLIKGMEVAAPSVIWQSDITYILICGKHYYAVFIIDVYTKKIVGYCLSDHMRATANLKALQMALKDHKPPKVHHSDRGGQYIYKAYIKLLEQHDCRISMAQSAQDNAYAERINRTIKRDYLDYWEIKTFDQLKKRMKQAVNHYNHVRTHNNIDKKTPVQFEENFPSINKDQRKTITIFNNEI; this is encoded by the coding sequence ATGGGTTATTCATTAAATAAGCTATATAACGTTGTAGGTATTAGCAAACAAGCCGTACACCAATACGCTAAGCGCCAAGAAGTCTTTGATCGGAAGATTGAGGGCTTAGTAGTAGAGGTAGATGAGTTGCGCAAAGACTTTCCGGGTTGTGGGGTAGAAAAGATGTACGATATACTACAACCTAATTTTATTGGTAGGGACAGGTTTGTAGAAACTATGATGTTATTGGGCTATAGGCTCAAGATCAAGAAGAACTATAAAAGGACGACTATTGCCGCTAAGGTGTATTACCCTAATTTAATTAAAGGGATGGAAGTAGCTGCACCGTCAGTAATTTGGCAAAGTGATATTACTTACATTCTTATTTGTGGGAAGCATTATTATGCAGTCTTTATCATTGACGTTTATACAAAGAAAATTGTAGGTTACTGCCTATCGGACCATATGCGTGCTACGGCTAACCTAAAAGCTTTACAAATGGCACTAAAGGACCATAAACCACCAAAGGTACATCACTCCGATAGGGGCGGTCAATATATCTACAAAGCCTATATCAAGCTTTTAGAACAACATGACTGTAGGATCAGTATGGCACAATCTGCCCAAGATAACGCTTATGCAGAACGTATCAACAGGACTATCAAAAGGGATTATCTTGACTACTGGGAGATTAAAACCTTTGATCAACTAAAGAAAAGAATGAAGCAAGCTGTCAACCATTACAACCATGTAAGGACACATAACAACATCGATAAGAAAACGCCAGTCCAGTTTGAAGAAAACTTTCCTTCAATAAACAAAGATCAAAGGAAAACAATAACTATTTTTAACAATGAAATATAA
- the kdsB gene encoding 3-deoxy-manno-octulosonate cytidylyltransferase: protein MKRKNLKIIAVIPARYKASRFPGKLMKDLEGKTVIRRTYEAAVNTRLFDEVFVVTDSDIIFKEIEYFSGKVIKSKKNHECGSDRIAEAIQSMEVDIVVNVQGDEPFIDKKCLNAVLQVFQGEDAAQIDLASLMKPLYKKEDIENPNNVKVIVNQNNYALYFSRLPIPYVRDASVDHTYYQHIGIYAFRKKALLDFYQLPMRSLEASEKIECIRYLEYGKNIKMVLTDESSIGIDTPEDLENARMLLRNATT from the coding sequence TTGAAAAGAAAAAATTTAAAAATTATTGCCGTTATTCCCGCCAGATATAAGGCTTCCCGTTTTCCGGGGAAGTTAATGAAAGACCTGGAAGGTAAAACGGTCATACGACGAACCTATGAAGCTGCGGTAAACACTAGGCTGTTTGACGAAGTTTTTGTGGTTACAGACAGCGATATTATTTTTAAAGAGATAGAATATTTCTCCGGGAAGGTAATAAAAAGTAAAAAAAACCATGAATGTGGTAGTGACCGTATTGCCGAAGCTATCCAATCTATGGAGGTAGATATTGTAGTAAATGTACAAGGAGATGAACCTTTTATCGATAAAAAATGCCTGAATGCCGTACTTCAGGTTTTTCAGGGAGAAGATGCTGCGCAAATTGACCTGGCTAGTTTAATGAAACCTTTATATAAAAAAGAAGATATTGAAAACCCTAACAACGTAAAGGTAATTGTAAATCAAAATAACTATGCTTTATACTTTTCCCGGTTGCCAATTCCTTACGTTCGAGATGCTTCCGTAGATCATACTTATTATCAACATATTGGTATTTATGCCTTTAGAAAAAAAGCTTTGCTAGATTTTTATCAGTTACCCATGCGATCCCTGGAAGCTTCAGAGAAAATTGAATGTATCCGATACCTGGAATATGGAAAAAATATTAAAATGGTTTTAACGGACGAAAGCTCTATCGGTATTGATACTCCGGAAGACTTGGAAAACGCTCGAATGTTGTTACGTAATGCTACTACTTAA
- a CDS encoding septum formation inhibitor Maf, with protein MNRKYLHILLLSSILFYTCGKSGKSNAEQTASLVSGSSQEETVENNPKPLSEAFKKYWYNGTAEITSYDLQQARYGEMREGNAVLIYVTEEFLPEEQVKANRQNPTNIPVLKLNMTRNFNTGIYPYSIMESTFYPTGNHQHALKTVSSMQEWCGQMYAQLNNRSKFEITTHSYFEGEEDQDFTLDKAILENELWLQIRIDPTSLPIGSHSVIPGLAYANMKHIALKSHPAELSLQKQDSTNVYTIQYPKLQRKLQITFTNTSPYTITSWEETYISRGKEMTSKATLKKQIRSAYWGKNSNLDEVLREELGL; from the coding sequence ATGAATAGAAAGTATTTACATATTTTGTTGTTAAGTAGTATTTTATTTTATACTTGTGGTAAGAGTGGAAAGTCCAATGCGGAACAAACTGCTTCTCTAGTATCCGGAAGTAGTCAGGAAGAAACCGTAGAAAATAATCCGAAACCCTTATCCGAGGCTTTTAAAAAATACTGGTATAACGGTACGGCTGAAATTACCTCTTATGATTTGCAGCAAGCCCGATATGGAGAAATGCGGGAAGGTAACGCAGTACTTATTTATGTTACAGAGGAATTTTTACCTGAGGAACAGGTGAAGGCCAATCGTCAGAATCCTACAAATATACCAGTTTTAAAATTAAATATGACCCGAAATTTTAATACAGGTATTTATCCGTATAGTATTATGGAAAGTACTTTTTATCCTACTGGTAACCACCAACATGCGTTAAAAACGGTAAGTTCGATGCAAGAATGGTGCGGTCAGATGTATGCACAATTAAATAATAGATCCAAATTCGAAATTACTACCCATTCCTATTTTGAAGGAGAAGAAGATCAAGACTTTACTCTAGATAAAGCCATTTTAGAAAATGAACTTTGGTTACAAATTAGAATTGATCCGACAAGCCTACCTATAGGTTCTCATTCGGTAATCCCGGGATTGGCTTATGCTAATATGAAACATATTGCTTTAAAATCACATCCAGCGGAATTAAGCTTACAAAAACAAGATAGTACTAATGTGTATACCATTCAGTACCCTAAACTTCAAAGGAAACTACAAATTACTTTTACCAATACTTCTCCATATACTATTACTAGCTGGGAAGAAACCTATATTAGTCGTGGAAAGGAAATGACATCTAAAGCTACTTTAAAAAAACAAATTCGTTCTGCTTATTGGGGTAAAAATTCAAATTTGGATGAAGTTTTGAGGGAAGAGTTGGGTTTGTAG
- a CDS encoding 1-acyl-sn-glycerol-3-phosphate acyltransferase: MGWKMEGDFSKHTVKKCVVIAVPHTSWHDFYIGLLIRKIDGVRIHFVGKKELFKWPLGWYLKKVGGISIDRTPGQNKVEAIAKEFEKREELRITIAPEGTRKKVSEWKTGFYYIAKAANVPIIMVAFNFGKKKVTISKPFYPTENIEEDFKFMYSFFKAVKGKVPENSFEPDL; encoded by the coding sequence ATGGGATGGAAAATGGAAGGAGATTTTAGTAAGCATACTGTTAAAAAATGTGTGGTCATTGCCGTACCACATACTAGTTGGCATGATTTTTATATCGGATTACTTATTCGTAAAATTGACGGAGTACGCATTCATTTTGTTGGAAAAAAAGAATTATTCAAATGGCCCCTAGGTTGGTATTTGAAAAAAGTAGGAGGGATTTCAATTGATCGAACCCCTGGGCAAAATAAAGTAGAAGCTATCGCTAAAGAATTTGAGAAAAGGGAGGAATTACGTATCACTATTGCCCCGGAAGGAACCCGTAAAAAAGTATCTGAATGGAAAACCGGATTTTACTACATTGCTAAAGCTGCAAACGTACCTATTATCATGGTAGCTTTTAATTTTGGAAAGAAGAAGGTAACCATCTCAAAACCCTTTTACCCAACGGAAAATATAGAAGAAGATTTTAAATTTATGTATTCTTTTTTTAAAGCGGTCAAAGGAAAAGTACCGGAAAACAGTTTTGAACCTGATCTTTAG